The Microbacterium foliorum genome has a window encoding:
- a CDS encoding choice-of-anchor G family protein: MEILEGKALRRRRAIGGGIAGVTVGAVILASALIPTAANAAPGDESASSSRFLSGSLLLGGVPLDDVVELAGVETSNNGVPTPDTETGSLDLTALNALNLEIPGGLSVPLSGFLQLGAVNQYSQSSDAGVSRAATGAVNDSGVVDTTGGGAYPANASLNLQGLLGSTVTAAVADLDISLEAISSEVSLDGTGTVARDYNVAGGDLQLTLPAVGGLATTLTGPGGVASTVDAAVATLAGPNGLLAGALATLNGVLGPIVGADGVEISINSNVTGALNTVLDTPVGDGVVTVDLRTGAVGADLDALLADTTGHGLNGLGVNEEVLSTAVLNNLITRVGNVLETVPALVQTALTSTLNAATLNVNVGVCLVEVVGCVTGLQVSVPDQTLGSVVAGTATATIALTVAGLPVVIPVGTLLGALTGPLNSTLFGPTGVIATVIPTVTTAVTSIVTALDPVVGLLNGVVSLRGNVQPDNGPIYSQEAFVLTVGDLLGTGGVGTIVLAHAQAGPNAVAVAVPAVDAAPTVQAGTALPVTGSGWPANTDVAVTVTAPGGGAVAGPVTLTTDGAGGFTGSVPIPVGTTPGAGFTVTATDGTSTATDTTEVTAAAAIDAAPAVQAGTDLLVSGTNWPANTQVSVQLTAPGGGANIGGPEPVTTDGSGSFTLDYPVPAGTPAAAGYTVTATVGTQTATDTTEVTDAPVAAIDAAATVQAGTNLAVSGTTWPANTLVSVQLTAPGGGANVGGPETATTNGAGEFTLDYPVPASAVPGTAYTVTATAGAVTAIDTTEVTAAAAVDAADTVQAGTSLPLTGTGWPANTEVTVQLTAPGGGNVGGPETVTTDGTGGFTLDYPVPGGAVPGPGYTVTATVGTQTATDTTEVTAAAAVDAADTVQAGASLPITGTGWPANTDVTVQLTAPGGGANVGGPLVVTTDGSGGFTADYPVPANTAPATGYIVTATVGGQTATDTTQVTAAATVDAAATVEAGTTLAVSGTNWPANTDVTVQLTAPGGAVIGTPQVVTTGALGGFTLQYPVPAGTPAGTGYTVTATAGTQTATDTTEVIAAPVVVDAAASVPAGTNLAVTGTGWPVNASVSLQLTAPSGGAEVGGPVTATTDEFGAFTVNYPVPADTAPGTGYTLTATSGAVSATDTTEVTAGDPGDVNTNAAASASASADATADGDPSAQAAAEAAALADATSDASAAATVDATSAAQAAATTDASTTASTDVTSTANASAAVAAQAAAQADASDDVNADASTAADANSAASSESAATADSSTNASSEASANTNAAASASASADATADGDPSAQAAAESAAFSDATAVASAAADASAESAAEAAALTAASTDASTTSTSTANASAAVAAQAAAQADASDDVNADASTAADANSAASSESAATADSSTNASSEASANTNAAASASASANADASTDAIAEAAAQAAAFADATADGSAAADPAAQAAAESSATATSSTAATADATSEANAGAAIAAQAAALADASTDTAAEASAASDASTSAASNSSAAAIASASTDASSDAVASADASAAADPSAEVNTNASASASASAQADDDSNASVEAAAVAAALADATSTASAAADVTADASAAAAATDDASTDASTTATTDANASTAAAAQAAAQADATSTSAADASASADADPNASAAAAANASSSATASASAAADASAAATASASADATASASASADAAADPTGRIAITIKVPVLERGALQTAVGTGFQPGETVSGVMTSDPIALGTQVADAQGTVTFTWKVPSSTDLGTHAVTLTGATSGSVSADFRVVASGLATTGGEIQGGWIALAALLLMLGLGATRIARSRRPMVQTE; the protein is encoded by the coding sequence ATGGAAATTCTTGAGGGGAAGGCTCTGCGGCGGCGCAGGGCCATCGGGGGAGGCATCGCCGGCGTGACCGTCGGCGCCGTGATCCTGGCGAGTGCACTGATACCGACAGCGGCGAACGCCGCTCCCGGCGACGAGTCCGCATCGAGCTCACGATTCCTGAGCGGGAGCCTCCTGCTCGGGGGAGTGCCGCTCGACGACGTGGTCGAGCTCGCCGGTGTGGAGACGAGCAACAACGGCGTTCCGACGCCCGACACCGAGACGGGCTCGCTCGATCTCACCGCGTTGAATGCTCTGAACCTCGAGATCCCGGGTGGCCTCAGCGTGCCGCTCAGCGGCTTCCTCCAGCTCGGCGCCGTGAACCAGTATTCGCAGTCGTCGGATGCGGGCGTCTCGCGCGCCGCGACCGGGGCCGTGAACGACAGCGGCGTCGTCGACACCACGGGCGGCGGAGCGTATCCCGCGAACGCCTCCCTGAACCTCCAGGGTCTGCTCGGATCCACCGTCACCGCAGCGGTCGCCGACCTCGACATCTCGCTCGAGGCGATCAGCTCCGAGGTGTCGCTCGACGGCACCGGCACGGTCGCGCGTGACTACAACGTCGCAGGGGGAGACCTGCAGCTGACGCTGCCCGCGGTCGGCGGCCTGGCGACGACTCTCACCGGGCCCGGCGGAGTGGCATCGACGGTCGATGCCGCCGTGGCCACGCTGGCCGGCCCGAACGGGCTGCTCGCCGGGGCGCTCGCGACACTGAACGGGGTGCTCGGCCCGATCGTCGGCGCCGACGGTGTCGAGATCAGCATCAACTCAAACGTGACCGGCGCGCTGAACACCGTGCTCGACACCCCCGTCGGCGACGGCGTGGTCACGGTCGATCTGCGCACGGGCGCCGTCGGGGCAGACCTCGACGCCCTGCTCGCCGACACGACCGGCCACGGTCTCAACGGGCTCGGAGTCAACGAGGAGGTGCTGTCGACCGCGGTGCTGAACAACCTCATCACCCGCGTGGGCAACGTCCTCGAGACGGTTCCCGCGCTCGTCCAGACCGCGCTCACCTCGACGCTCAACGCCGCGACGCTGAACGTGAACGTCGGCGTGTGCCTCGTCGAAGTCGTGGGCTGCGTCACCGGTCTGCAGGTCTCGGTCCCCGACCAGACACTGGGCAGCGTCGTGGCGGGAACCGCCACGGCGACCATCGCGCTCACGGTCGCGGGCCTTCCGGTCGTCATCCCGGTCGGAACGCTCCTCGGTGCGCTGACCGGGCCGCTCAACTCCACCCTGTTCGGACCGACGGGTGTGATCGCGACGGTCATCCCGACGGTGACCACCGCCGTCACCTCGATCGTCACGGCGCTCGACCCGGTGGTCGGGCTCCTGAACGGCGTGGTCTCGCTGCGCGGCAACGTGCAGCCGGACAACGGCCCGATCTACAGCCAGGAGGCGTTCGTCCTCACCGTGGGTGATCTGCTCGGAACCGGCGGCGTCGGAACCATCGTCCTCGCACACGCGCAGGCGGGGCCCAACGCTGTCGCAGTGGCGGTACCCGCCGTCGATGCGGCGCCCACCGTGCAGGCGGGCACCGCCCTTCCCGTGACAGGCTCCGGCTGGCCCGCGAACACCGACGTGGCCGTGACGGTCACCGCCCCGGGCGGCGGCGCGGTCGCAGGTCCGGTCACGCTGACGACCGACGGAGCGGGGGGCTTCACAGGATCCGTCCCCATCCCCGTGGGGACGACCCCCGGTGCCGGCTTCACCGTCACCGCCACGGACGGCACGAGCACCGCTACCGACACGACCGAGGTCACCGCAGCGGCGGCGATCGACGCGGCACCCGCTGTGCAGGCAGGCACCGACCTTCTCGTCTCCGGAACGAACTGGCCCGCGAACACGCAGGTCTCGGTGCAGCTCACGGCCCCAGGCGGGGGCGCGAACATCGGCGGTCCCGAACCCGTCACCACCGACGGCTCCGGCTCGTTCACGCTCGACTACCCCGTACCCGCAGGAACTCCTGCGGCGGCCGGCTACACGGTCACGGCCACCGTCGGCACTCAGACGGCGACGGACACGACCGAGGTGACGGATGCTCCGGTCGCGGCGATCGATGCCGCGGCGACGGTGCAGGCCGGAACGAACCTCGCGGTCTCGGGAACGACCTGGCCCGCGAACACCCTGGTGTCGGTGCAGCTGACCGCTCCCGGTGGCGGCGCGAACGTCGGCGGTCCTGAGACGGCGACCACGAACGGCGCCGGCGAGTTCACACTGGACTACCCCGTGCCCGCTTCGGCGGTTCCCGGCACCGCGTACACGGTCACGGCGACCGCAGGTGCGGTCACGGCGATCGACACGACGGAGGTCACGGCCGCCGCGGCAGTGGATGCGGCGGACACCGTGCAGGCAGGCACCAGCCTTCCCCTCACGGGTACCGGCTGGCCGGCGAACACCGAAGTGACGGTGCAGCTGACCGCACCGGGCGGCGGCAACGTCGGCGGCCCTGAGACGGTGACGACCGACGGAACGGGCGGCTTCACGCTGGACTACCCGGTCCCCGGTGGCGCAGTCCCCGGCCCGGGATACACGGTCACGGCGACCGTCGGCACCCAGACGGCGACCGACACGACCGAGGTGACGGCCGCGGCAGCGGTCGACGCCGCCGACACGGTGCAGGCGGGCGCGAGCCTTCCGATCACCGGAACCGGCTGGCCGGCGAACACCGATGTGACGGTGCAGCTGACCGCCCCCGGCGGGGGCGCGAACGTCGGCGGTCCGCTGGTGGTGACCACCGACGGCTCGGGAGGGTTCACGGCGGACTACCCGGTTCCCGCGAACACCGCGCCGGCGACGGGATACATCGTGACGGCCACCGTCGGCGGTCAGACCGCGACCGACACGACCCAGGTCACGGCCGCGGCGACGGTCGATGCTGCGGCGACGGTCGAGGCGGGAACGACTCTCGCGGTCTCCGGCACCAACTGGCCGGCGAACACCGATGTCACGGTGCAGCTGACCGCGCCGGGCGGCGCGGTGATCGGCACGCCGCAGGTGGTGACGACGGGCGCACTCGGCGGCTTCACGCTGCAGTACCCGGTCCCGGCCGGAACTCCTGCAGGCACGGGCTACACGGTCACCGCGACCGCCGGAACCCAGACGGCCACCGATACCACCGAGGTCATCGCGGCCCCGGTCGTGGTCGATGCCGCAGCGTCGGTGCCTGCGGGCACCAACCTCGCCGTCACCGGAACGGGCTGGCCCGTGAACGCCTCGGTCTCGCTGCAGCTCACTGCACCGAGCGGTGGCGCGGAGGTCGGAGGACCGGTGACCGCGACGACCGACGAGTTCGGTGCGTTCACGGTGAACTATCCGGTTCCCGCCGACACGGCTCCGGGCACCGGATACACGCTCACGGCCACGTCGGGTGCGGTCAGCGCCACGGACACCACCGAGGTGACCGCGGGCGACCCGGGCGATGTCAACACGAACGCGGCGGCCTCGGCATCCGCATCGGCTGACGCGACCGCAGACGGCGACCCGTCGGCGCAGGCGGCAGCAGAAGCTGCCGCGCTCGCCGATGCGACGTCGGATGCCTCCGCGGCAGCCACGGTCGATGCGACGTCTGCGGCTCAGGCCGCGGCGACGACGGACGCCTCGACCACCGCATCCACCGATGTCACCTCCACGGCCAACGCCTCGGCGGCGGTCGCGGCGCAGGCGGCGGCTCAGGCAGACGCGTCGGACGACGTGAACGCTGATGCCTCCACGGCGGCGGATGCGAACTCCGCGGCCTCGTCGGAGTCGGCGGCGACGGCGGATTCGTCGACGAACGCCTCCTCCGAGGCCTCGGCCAACACGAACGCGGCGGCCTCGGCATCCGCGTCGGCCGACGCGACCGCAGACGGCGACCCGTCGGCGCAGGCGGCGGCGGAGTCTGCGGCGTTCTCGGATGCGACAGCGGTCGCCTCTGCGGCGGCGGATGCCAGTGCGGAGTCGGCGGCTGAGGCCGCGGCGCTCACGGCGGCCTCGACGGATGCCTCGACCACCTCCACCTCCACGGCCAACGCCTCGGCGGCGGTCGCGGCGCAGGCGGCGGCTCAGGCAGACGCGTCGGACGACGTGAACGCTGATGCCTCCACGGCGGCGGACGCGAACTCCGCGGCCTCGTCGGAGTCGGCGGCGACGGCGGATTCGTCGACGAACGCCTCCTCCGAGGCCTCGGCCAACACGAACGCGGCGGCTTCGGCATCCGCGTCGGCGAACGCCGATGCCTCGACCGATGCGATCGCGGAGGCGGCAGCTCAGGCTGCGGCGTTCGCCGACGCGACGGCTGACGGTTCGGCTGCGGCCGACCCGGCGGCGCAGGCGGCGGCCGAATCGTCGGCGACGGCGACGTCGTCGACGGCGGCCACGGCGGACGCCACCTCCGAGGCGAACGCCGGTGCGGCGATCGCGGCACAGGCGGCGGCGCTGGCAGACGCGTCGACGGACACCGCGGCTGAGGCCTCGGCGGCGTCGGACGCGAGCACCAGTGCGGCATCGAACTCGAGCGCGGCGGCGATCGCCAGCGCATCGACCGATGCCTCCTCGGATGCGGTCGCCTCGGCGGACGCCTCTGCGGCTGCCGACCCGTCGGCCGAGGTCAACACCAACGCCTCGGCCTCGGCATCGGCATCGGCGCAGGCCGACGACGACAGCAACGCCTCGGTGGAGGCGGCGGCGGTCGCTGCGGCACTCGCCGACGCGACCAGCACCGCCTCGGCGGCGGCCGACGTGACGGCTGACGCCTCGGCGGCGGCTGCGGCGACGGACGACGCATCGACCGATGCCTCGACCACGGCCACCACGGATGCGAACGCCTCGACGGCGGCTGCAGCCCAGGCGGCGGCGCAGGCCGATGCGACCTCGACGAGTGCGGCTGACGCCTCGGCTTCGGCCGACGCCGACCCGAACGCGTCGGCGGCTGCAGCGGCCAACGCCTCGTCGTCTGCGACGGCATCCGCCTCGGCGGCGGCTGATGCGTCGGCGGCGGCCACGGCATCTGCATCCGCGGACGCCACGGCATCTGCATCCGCGTCGGCTGACGCGGCAGCGGATCCGACCGGACGGATCGCCATCACGATCAAGGTCCCGGTGCTGGAGCGCGGCGCGCTGCAGACCGCGGTGGGCACCGGGTTCCAGCCCGGCGAGACCGTCTCCGGTGTGATGACATCCGACCCGATCGCGTTGGGGACCCAGGTCGCCGACGCGCAGGGCACGGTCACCTTCACCTGGAAGGTCCCGTCCTCGACGGATCTCGGAACGCACGCCGTGACACTCACCGGAGCGACCTCCGGCAGCGTCTCGGCCGACTTCCGGGTCGTCGCCTCGGGCCTGGCCACCACCGGTGGCGAGATCCAGGGCGGATGGATCGCACTGGCGGCGCTGCTGCTGATGCTCGGTCTGGGGGCGACGCGCATCGCGCGCTCCCGCAGGCCGATGGTCCAGACCGAGTAG
- a CDS encoding DUF5819 family protein, with protein MSGISSTEHDAAERTDAVVARPRPTWWVKLIAFAACLLTLWHVGASFLWIAPYSALREIPTQQVLSGYMLPMFGQSWSVFAPEPINGDYHFNVRAVIEKDGEEVETGWVSATDVELSMIRYNLMPPRAGIQSSEVASGQMNAFNKLNADQKAIVGLDFAEGDGEAWMVRSFDELEGDNPSTEAYMAEEHLSTAYATQVAYAIWGADAVIKVQYRVSRQNVVPYADRNDPGAQRPDPTFSTTGWRLPIEEEGQSRENFANTFRGQFERIQP; from the coding sequence ATGTCGGGTATCTCATCGACGGAGCACGACGCCGCGGAGCGGACCGACGCGGTCGTCGCACGACCGCGTCCGACCTGGTGGGTCAAGCTCATAGCCTTCGCGGCCTGTCTGCTCACGCTCTGGCACGTGGGGGCGTCGTTCCTGTGGATCGCGCCGTATTCGGCGCTGCGGGAGATCCCCACGCAGCAGGTGCTGTCGGGATACATGCTGCCGATGTTCGGTCAGTCGTGGAGCGTGTTCGCCCCCGAGCCGATCAACGGCGACTACCACTTCAACGTCCGAGCCGTCATCGAGAAGGACGGCGAGGAGGTCGAGACCGGCTGGGTGAGCGCGACCGACGTCGAGCTCTCGATGATCCGGTACAACCTCATGCCGCCGCGCGCCGGCATCCAGTCGAGCGAGGTCGCCAGCGGCCAGATGAACGCCTTCAACAAGCTCAACGCCGACCAGAAGGCCATCGTCGGGCTCGACTTCGCCGAGGGCGACGGGGAGGCCTGGATGGTCCGCTCCTTCGACGAGCTCGAGGGCGACAACCCGTCGACCGAGGCGTACATGGCCGAGGAGCACCTCTCCACCGCCTACGCCACGCAGGTCGCCTACGCGATCTGGGGAGCGGATGCCGTCATCAAGGTGCAGTACCGGGTGAGCCGCCAGAACGTCGTCCCCTACGCGGATCGCAACGACCCCGGTGCCCAGCGACCGGATCCGACGTTCTCGACCACCGGGTGGCGACTCCCTATAGAAGAGGAAGGGCAGAGCCGCGAGAACTTCGCGAACACCTTCCGCGGCCAGTTCGAGAGGATCCAGCCGTGA
- a CDS encoding HTTM domain-containing protein produces the protein MSAPTRTASSTAKTAKTGKTPKTEKKAPAAQGAASTRATTTAPAPPAPAPAAPVPAPSPSGAPGGTPPRSFLTRLLSFASSMIAGLWSMVLSAIDRISAFVGDWLFSGKKALYGLAVTRILFGVTALGLLAANFGTRLYTFGSGSAWNGELVEPVSEFPKIWVFSAFHPAMGNDVLYTALYLLLGVLAVLFVLGWRFRIVLPVFFCLWIGFVEANDMVGDQGDNMFRIALLLLFFADPAARWSLDAKRRAKSGEWFRPGSQPALLGTVFHNLALVALTAQVCFVYASGALYKAGGAPWEEGYAVYNPLHTARFGTWPVLSDLVTSWGPMVVAATWGSIILQVAFPLMLLTRPTRLIGLVGILSFHIGIGVLMGLPWFSLTMIAIDSIFIRDRTWARLSAGTRRRWEQTKASPPPGAVEPSASEASRVASVG, from the coding sequence GTGAGCGCACCGACCAGGACCGCGTCCTCCACGGCGAAGACGGCCAAGACGGGGAAGACGCCGAAGACGGAGAAGAAGGCACCGGCCGCCCAGGGTGCGGCATCGACGCGCGCCACGACCACCGCACCTGCGCCCCCCGCTCCCGCTCCGGCGGCTCCCGTTCCCGCTCCGTCACCGTCCGGCGCTCCCGGCGGAACGCCGCCGCGGTCGTTCCTCACCCGCCTGCTGAGCTTCGCCTCGTCGATGATCGCCGGACTCTGGTCGATGGTGCTCTCTGCCATCGACCGCATCTCGGCGTTCGTCGGCGACTGGCTCTTCTCGGGCAAGAAGGCGCTGTACGGTCTCGCCGTCACCCGCATCCTGTTCGGCGTGACCGCGCTCGGCCTGCTCGCCGCGAACTTCGGCACACGTCTGTACACCTTCGGGTCGGGATCGGCCTGGAACGGCGAGCTCGTCGAGCCCGTGAGCGAGTTCCCGAAGATCTGGGTGTTCAGCGCCTTCCACCCGGCGATGGGCAACGACGTCCTCTACACCGCGCTCTACCTGCTGCTCGGCGTTCTCGCGGTGCTGTTCGTGCTGGGCTGGCGGTTCCGCATCGTGCTGCCGGTGTTCTTCTGCCTGTGGATCGGCTTCGTCGAGGCCAACGACATGGTGGGCGACCAGGGCGACAACATGTTCCGCATCGCGCTGCTGCTGCTGTTCTTCGCCGATCCCGCCGCGCGATGGTCGCTGGATGCGAAGCGCCGCGCGAAGAGCGGTGAATGGTTCAGGCCCGGCAGTCAGCCGGCGCTGCTGGGCACGGTGTTCCACAACCTCGCCCTCGTGGCCCTCACGGCGCAGGTGTGCTTCGTGTACGCCTCGGGTGCGCTGTACAAGGCCGGCGGTGCGCCGTGGGAAGAGGGGTATGCGGTCTACAACCCGCTGCATACCGCACGGTTCGGCACCTGGCCGGTGCTCAGCGATCTGGTGACGTCGTGGGGGCCGATGGTCGTCGCGGCGACCTGGGGATCGATCATCCTGCAGGTGGCGTTCCCGCTGATGCTGCTGACACGACCCACGCGTCTGATCGGGCTCGTCGGCATCCTCTCCTTCCACATCGGTATCGGCGTGCTCATGGGGCTGCCCTGGTTCTCGCTGACGATGATCGCGATCGACTCGATCTTCATCCGCGATCGCACCTGGGCGCGTCTGAGCGCAGGGACACGGCGGCGGTGGGAGCAGACGAAGGCGTCGCCTCCGCCCGGAGCGGTGGAGCCGTCGGCGTCAGAGGCATCACGGGTCGCGTCTGTGGGCTGA
- a CDS encoding acyl-CoA dehydrogenase family protein — MVDAAVRPKTTRPHPRTADANLRIDVARVTDLLMGTWADTRREAREMIKDSAFWRDDALGKDEHRERVLSQLHLLVEKKAVHRAFPKALGGEENNGGNIAGFEELVVADPSLQIKSGVQWGLFGSAILQLGTAEHHAKWLPGVMDLSIPGAFAMTEIGHGSDVAAVGTTATYDPATEEFVINTPFRGATKEYLGNAALHGIAATVFAQLITKGVNHGVHCFYVPLRGDDGKDLPGIGREDDGLKGGLNGIDNGRLSFDHIRIPRTNLLNKYGDVAADGTYSSAIDSPGRRFFTMLGTLVQGRVSLDGAACWASALGLKIAITYATQRRQFDGADGQEVVLLDYGKHQRRLFPRLATTYAQIFAHDEFLQKFDGVFSGRIDTPEDREDLETLAAALKPLSTWHALDTLQEAREACGGAGFMFENRLVGLRADLDIYVTFEGDNNVLLQLVGKRLLTDYAKQFTGKDAAALAKFAVGMTAGKLFHGAGLRQFGQSVVDLGQVSRSVENGLREEQQHQLLAERVQQMVADIAGRLRPAGKDKVLGAQLFNENQAELIEAARAHGELLQWEAFTDALRRIEDPDTKKVLTWLRDLFGLQLIEKHLAWHLINGRLSTQRAAAVSRYIDRLCTRLRPHALDLVDAFGYEPEHVRAPIASGAERRRQDEAREYYAALAASGEAPVLEKTLKKNARR; from the coding sequence ATGGTCGACGCCGCCGTCCGTCCGAAGACGACCCGCCCTCACCCCCGCACCGCCGACGCGAATCTGCGGATCGACGTCGCCCGTGTCACCGATCTGCTGATGGGCACCTGGGCGGACACCCGCCGCGAAGCGCGCGAGATGATCAAGGACTCGGCGTTCTGGCGTGACGATGCGCTCGGCAAGGACGAGCACCGCGAGCGCGTGCTCAGCCAGCTGCACCTTCTGGTGGAGAAGAAGGCCGTGCACCGCGCCTTTCCCAAGGCTCTGGGCGGCGAGGAGAACAACGGCGGCAACATCGCGGGCTTCGAGGAGCTCGTCGTCGCCGACCCCAGCCTGCAGATCAAGTCGGGTGTGCAGTGGGGGCTCTTCGGCTCGGCCATCCTGCAGCTCGGCACGGCGGAGCACCACGCGAAGTGGTTGCCCGGTGTCATGGACCTCTCGATCCCCGGCGCGTTCGCGATGACCGAGATCGGACACGGGTCCGATGTCGCCGCCGTCGGGACGACCGCGACGTACGACCCCGCGACGGAGGAGTTCGTGATCAACACCCCGTTCCGGGGTGCCACGAAGGAGTACCTCGGCAACGCGGCGCTGCACGGCATCGCCGCGACCGTGTTCGCGCAGCTGATCACGAAGGGCGTCAACCACGGCGTGCACTGCTTCTACGTTCCGCTTCGCGGCGACGACGGGAAAGATCTGCCCGGCATCGGCCGTGAGGACGACGGCCTGAAGGGCGGCCTCAACGGCATCGACAACGGGCGCCTGAGCTTCGACCACATCCGCATCCCCCGCACGAACCTACTGAACAAGTACGGCGACGTGGCCGCCGACGGCACGTACTCGAGCGCGATCGACAGCCCCGGTCGACGCTTCTTCACGATGCTGGGCACCCTGGTGCAGGGGCGCGTGTCGCTCGACGGCGCGGCCTGCTGGGCGTCCGCCCTCGGACTGAAGATCGCGATCACCTATGCGACCCAGCGTCGCCAGTTCGACGGCGCAGACGGGCAGGAGGTCGTGCTGCTCGACTACGGCAAGCACCAGCGCCGTCTGTTCCCGCGTCTGGCCACGACCTACGCGCAGATCTTCGCGCACGACGAGTTCCTGCAGAAGTTCGACGGCGTGTTCTCGGGCCGCATCGACACCCCCGAGGACCGCGAGGATCTCGAGACGCTGGCCGCAGCCCTCAAGCCGCTGTCGACCTGGCACGCCCTCGACACCCTCCAGGAGGCGCGCGAGGCCTGCGGCGGTGCCGGCTTCATGTTCGAGAACCGTCTCGTCGGACTCCGCGCCGACCTCGACATCTACGTGACCTTCGAGGGTGACAACAACGTGCTGCTGCAGCTGGTGGGCAAGCGTCTGCTCACCGACTACGCCAAGCAGTTCACCGGCAAGGATGCGGCGGCCCTGGCCAAGTTCGCGGTGGGGATGACCGCGGGCAAGCTGTTCCACGGCGCCGGCCTTCGCCAGTTCGGGCAGTCGGTCGTCGACCTCGGACAGGTGTCGCGGTCGGTCGAGAACGGACTGCGCGAGGAGCAGCAGCACCAGCTGCTCGCCGAGCGCGTGCAGCAGATGGTGGCCGACATCGCCGGACGCCTGCGCCCTGCGGGCAAGGACAAGGTGCTCGGCGCCCAGCTGTTCAACGAGAACCAGGCCGAGCTGATCGAGGCGGCCAGGGCACACGGAGAGCTGCTGCAGTGGGAGGCGTTCACCGACGCGCTGCGGCGCATCGAGGATCCCGACACCAAGAAGGTGCTCACCTGGCTGCGCGACCTGTTCGGGCTGCAGCTCATCGAGAAGCACCTCGCCTGGCACCTCATCAACGGGCGGCTGTCGACGCAGCGCGCCGCCGCGGTCTCCCGCTACATCGACCGCCTGTGCACGCGTCTGCGTCCGCACGCTCTCGACCTCGTCGACGCATTCGGCTACGAGCCGGAGCACGTGCGGGCACCGATCGCCTCGGGCGCGGAGCGTCGGCGTCAGGACGAGGCGCGCGAGTACTACGCAGCGCTCGCGGCATCCGGCGAGGCTCCGGTGCTGGAGAAGACGCTGAAGAAGAACGCCAGGCGCTGA
- a CDS encoding NAD(P)-dependent alcohol dehydrogenase, translated as MTRVHAYAAPSEAAPLEKTVIERRELGAHDILIDIAFAGICHSDIHTVRGDWGPQSYPLAPGHEIAGTVAAVGSDVTRHSVGDRVGVGCLVNSCGECRNCERGDEQFCSRGAVFTYGSTDRDGSITQGGYSEQVVVTESFAVRIPDALALDVAAPLLCAGITTYSPLRHWNVGPGSRVAVVGLGGLGHMAVQIAHALGAEVTVLSQTLNKKDDGLRLGADHYYATSDPETFASLGGSFDVILNTVSAVVDLRAYLGLLDVGGSMVCVGAPAEPLPVQVMSLIGGRRSLAGSNIGGIRETQEMLDFCAEHGIASEIEVITAAQINEAYDRVLASDVRYRFVIDASTFAD; from the coding sequence ATGACCCGTGTCCACGCTTACGCCGCACCCAGCGAAGCCGCACCGCTCGAGAAGACCGTCATCGAGAGGAGGGAGCTCGGTGCCCACGACATCCTGATCGACATCGCCTTCGCCGGCATCTGCCACTCCGACATCCACACGGTCCGCGGCGATTGGGGCCCGCAGAGCTATCCGCTCGCACCGGGTCACGAGATCGCGGGAACCGTCGCCGCCGTCGGCTCCGACGTGACCAGGCACTCCGTCGGCGACCGCGTCGGCGTGGGATGCCTCGTCAACTCCTGCGGCGAGTGCCGCAACTGCGAGCGCGGCGACGAGCAGTTCTGCTCCCGCGGCGCCGTCTTCACCTATGGCAGCACCGATCGTGACGGCTCGATCACGCAGGGCGGCTACTCGGAGCAGGTCGTCGTGACCGAGTCGTTCGCCGTCCGCATCCCCGACGCCCTCGCGCTCGATGTCGCCGCTCCGCTGCTCTGCGCGGGCATCACGACCTACTCGCCGCTTCGCCACTGGAACGTCGGACCCGGCTCGCGCGTGGCCGTCGTGGGTCTCGGAGGTCTCGGACACATGGCCGTGCAGATCGCCCATGCCCTGGGCGCCGAGGTCACCGTGCTGTCGCAGACGCTGAACAAGAAGGATGACGGGCTGCGCCTCGGCGCCGACCACTACTACGCCACGAGCGACCCCGAGACCTTCGCGTCGCTGGGCGGATCGTTCGACGTGATCCTCAACACCGTGAGCGCGGTCGTCGACCTGCGCGCCTACCTCGGGCTGCTCGATGTGGGCGGCTCGATGGTCTGCGTGGGGGCGCCCGCCGAACCGCTGCCCGTGCAGGTGATGTCGCTGATCGGCGGTCGCCGTTCGCTCGCCGGCTCGAACATCGGCGGCATCCGCGAGACGCAGGAGATGCTCGACTTCTGCGCCGAGCACGGCATCGCCTCGGAGATCGAGGTCATCACCGCCGCGCAGATCAACGAGGCGTACGACCGTGTGCTCGCCTCCGACGTGCGCTACCGCTTCGTGATCGACGCCTCGACGTTCGCGGACTGA